In Styela clava chromosome 6, kaStyClav1.hap1.2, whole genome shotgun sequence, the genomic window GAAGATGTTATAGCTTCagtgtttaaaaattttgatatggAATCATTCGGTATTGCCCAAAACGAAACTGGCATGCTGGACATCTTGGAAAAGCTATGTCGCTTCTACCTGAAGATAAGGTGCCATCAAAAAGCCAGAGTCATCAATAAATCCCTCTCTTTGAAAAAGAACCAGAATTTATCCCTAAGAAAACTGCTTAAAAAATAGATCTCTTTTCACTTTATTAGTGTGTATAGATGTGATTCCAGTATGATTGATTAGTAAGTAATTCCTCCCTACATTAATTAAACTACCTAAGTgacctattttttatatatccTGTATTCATTGCATAGAATATAGTGTATTTTCATGACACTGCACTGTAAGGTGCATAATAAGAATACAGCATACTTTGAACTGTTTTAATTGTCTGATTGCCATGTATGTACGTATGACTTTGCTAGCCATAATAGTCCGgtcaaatattatatataatctTTTAATGATTTTTGTCCATACATTAGAGACAAATACCCCAACTGAACAAGAGAAGCGGTAATTCAATTAGTTTATTACCCCAGACCACTGCGgtccatataaaaataacataagcAAATACATAAACAGCTGATACCATCACAGTAGATATTATATGTTCTCGGATACCATTTTGTGACGGTCACTCTCAggtagggttgccaaccgtcctttaaGCTTTTTGCCCTTTTtagcatttgaaaaaattcttttcacCGTCGTTTTTATCGTTATTAAATAATCAcctccgtttatgtatttgcaagcttttaactattctttttaattttgctttggTCCAgctcaaatagccaaagaaataacaattttattaggATTTCAAATATTCCAGTTCAATCACTGAAAATTCTACGTATAACTAATTGGTCTCTATGACGTCCACAATCCAATGTAAATAGGTATGTTATCGTTTTATCTGGTAAAAAAAAGGCGAGATATAAATACGCTCGTCAGGAAGCTGATATTTGCGAAGTCTAAGTTATTTAAGGGATTGTTGCTCGAGCTAGTTCTTCTACCTGTGGACCTAAACAGTTTGGGGCAGTGAGCTTTTAATATACTTCAACTTGGAAGACAAGTGTCAcgaattttcgaaaaaaaataagcTCTTTGCTCAAGTCAGCAAAGAGTCGGCAGAAATATAACTTTAAGAAGAATTATAAACTTGTGCAACTGCAAAATTACAGCTTGTTTGGGTCAATGTTAgataaacttttaaaaacacagatttttttaatatgtctTTTTAGCttctgtataatttttatttctatactgcaagttacaaaataaatgatggcggtaatctatgtcctttgTTGAAACATTTCGtagttggcaaccctactcTCAGGTCTAGAAACACAGTGAATTAcaacttttttataattattgaaaaatataaaatgcagCAATACGTcctaaatgaaaaattttacagTAGGGGAGCAAGTGAccaatgttttcaaaatagtaTTGGCTGTAAATTGATTTGTACTGACATTTTAAGTCAAGGTCATTGGACAGGAAAATGCCAAGATATTTACTGGACGAAACATATGTCAATACTCCAATCACTTTGTATTCAATTTCCTCACCCCCggttttgaatataaaaaaaagtacttCAGTTGTGCACATCTGATGGCTTGTAGAGAACACTTGAACCCTTTAAAGATTTTTTAGCGGATATAATTTGTTGGAATTGGGAATATTGGTTCATGTCAGGATTTTCATTGCTTCTTCCGATACTACGCACATGACCAAAAAAGGCTTCTAATGAATCTTGATTGACACGCTTGGTCATGATATATGACCCAGCAGGCAACAAAGGCAGAGCATCACGAATAAGACTTACAATAGCCATGGATGTCACTTCCAGACCCTCGTATGTCTGATAGCTCAGAAATTGcatgtttttttctgtttgagTTATTCCAGTGACAGATGATTTCCAGTTGCGTATTTCTGGGAGAAAGGTATTTTCGAGCCAAATCAGTCGCTCATCATCAACGCTATAAAATGGTCGGAGCACTTTTTTATATCCAAAATTTGGCCGAGTATTCATTATATCAAACCACTTATCCATAGACAATGCTAACCAAGAGCTCTGTTGCATCTCCGGCCCACCTCTTTGCTGCATCAATCTTGCAACAGTCTTAGATAGCACTTGGGCTGCATATTTGACACGCATTTTTGTGTAGCTTTGCAAGCACAAGTGGGATTCTGTCAATTTGCAGGAGCGTAACTCTTCGGATGAAAAGAAGGATGGTACTGCACGAAAATGGTCCCACAGAATGAacttgccatttttttttaataggcGAGTTCCACCAGCGTGACTCGCAAACACATTATTGCGTACTGTTTTGAGTAAATGAGGTGGGTCGAATAGAAGGTAAATGAAATGATCTGGACTGAACACATTGATACATTTATATGGAAAAGTCAacttcaaattatttaattcaTGGAACATTTTCCGGTTTGCACTGAGTCCATCAGTAACGAGAGCAATGACCCTAAAGCCACATTCTTGGAGTTCTCCAACACTTTCCCAGAAAATGCTGGTGAGATGGTCTGAGCGGATGGAATTTGTTGCATAGAACGTCAAAGGCTTTGAAAACTTTCCAATCAAACTACGTGCATAAACTTGCAGTGCATTGTGTGCAGGAACTTTTTCCTCTGTTTTTCTCGACTCTCCCAAGTCAACAAAGCCAACCATCATATCCTATTACcatcatatcatattttttgGATTGTAGACAATATTTTCTTTAACTGAGAAAATGAAAAGGAtatgtttattttcaattacACACTACTTATCAGATTTCCCTCAATATCACACATTAAAGattgtttaataataataattgtacaGATTATAAATTTGGGCGCTCCTGAACTAATTCGTTCGCCAATTTACTTCAATTTGTgtaaaggactgaaacctaagGGCAGAGGTATATTCGCTGACAGTCCCCAagctcgtaatggaactaaaacaaggaaaatcgaaaCAAAATTATAGTACCTAAATTAGTAATATCGTACAGAAAAATAATCTTTTGTTAATGCAATTCAAACTTTCTTATTATCTAGCACGAAAACTGACAAATCCTATTAAAAGTTGGTTAAACAGATACCACAAGTACTTATAcctgagacgaccacgtctataactctgttttattctgtatgcccatatttattcttaccacttgagtcactagtgagcagctgtgtaacATTCTCTTTCTGCTGGTCTGTCAGACTGCCGGTAGTGTAGATATTTCctctgtgtattaggttattgtTATAGCGTTTTATTGCCGTTAATTTGTGTAATTATTGttataaaatgatattagtagtacaggtttactatttctccagtttggcatagctctgttcactagttagcttgtatttaacacttccgtaactagtctattttcgcagtttatttcctgtgtgatttctatgcgtatttccatgtatattacgtgttcgtcgataagataggatttgtgttgtatcttcaGTGTCATACTAGGTATTCTTATGTATTTCTAGGcatgttttacccggtttttagtatcccattataagtaaatagttcatgactgtgacgtcatagaccaattccgtatcttgtgttacgtatgtatcctacggtatttgtactgtgtttttcatgtttttatttgtttattgtatttcttattggagtatttggttgtattaagttcttacaggtgtataattaatctagttagttaacttagttactctgctgtatttggaaccgcaagaagattactttgtgatcgacatctatagcaattacaacgtccaagaagctggcagaaagaacctgagtggtgatatcaattttggtacgccacatacCTTTCATTTCATCCATTGACAACACTATGAGGCGCTCATGGTCAGGTAATTCAGATGCTTTCTGCTTCAACTCTTTCCTAACACTTTCTGAAAATCCTGGGTTTGTGCTGTACACATTTCTGAACAATTATGTAACCAAATAATATCTCAACCATATTGAAAGTAAACAGCTCTTTCACTGCCATATTATGATCTATCTGGGATAAACACTTTGTACTGATTCTGATATTTACCTAACGCACTTTATAAGCTGAATTCTCCAAGCATCTCAAGCTCAACCTTTAGCTATACCTTTCCTTACACATAATTGCAGTTTAAAATTGGCATTTTACTCACCTGTAATCAATGAGCGTTCGCCTACTGGGGAGAACAAGTAGACTTGAATTCCGCAGTTCATCGTAAGTGCTAGAactttttaacgccaaattcaAACAAAACCTACAAATAAAAAAAGTGGAATGTTCAATATTACCGATACTAAATGTGATGATCGAACTAAATCCTCAGGCATgtgcgaaaaaaaaatttatctcaCCTAATCAAGTCCGGATGATACCGTTCTCCATGTTTCCTAGTAGCATTAAGCTTAGCTTGCTCAGACCAAAACAAACGATAAAACGGCGAAACATTTTCTTCACGAATTCCTGCCAAAAAAAGgcattttgaatttattaacaATCTTTGCTCCTCAGAAATTTcagtcaaatttgaaaactttttatttctgaaatgattaaatgtttttttgtgCTGTGTTGCGCTatgaaacaaatcaattttaattttgtataataCCACCTTTTTTTATCAATGAATTCATATCTTCTGCAATGTCAGTATCCACGAGAACATGACATTTCTGTTTCGCCAATAATTGTTTAATTCTGTCTTCCAATTTATTCAGCCTGCAACataaaaaacagttttataGACAACAATTAGAATGCAAATGACACACCCATTTGACATAACATACTCATCGTCCTTAGCCTTAACGGTTGCAATTTTTCGAGATTCCAATGAATTCTGCTGGAGTCTTTTGAGAGGCAAACAACCCTTAAcatcaaaatactttttttgGCTTTCTGATGACTTCACAATTCTTTTCTCCTCTTCAAAACACTGTTTGCATCTTTTCCCAGATGAAATGAATACTTCACAATTTAGTGATCtaaaataatgataagagaCATTTCTTAATATTCCTCTAAGGAAGTGCCCACATAGCAGTGTTGTCAAGTCATTTGCAAGATGACACTGTTAGTGAAGGCATAAATAGACAGTGCTACACTCAGGCAATTGAGCTATAGCTACTGATTCAAGTACTTTATGAGTGGAAAAATTGTGACATTTTCAAGGAAATAACATGATGATATCAACACCAGTGGTGAACATTGTGAATACTTAAAAACAgatggttgaaaaaatatgtaataccTTGAAGCAAGCAATCTAAGCTGTGGGGGCccttgttcaatttttttggaACTAGATCTTGAAAAGGACACTTCAAAATGTTGACATGTTGCGGAACTGGAATTGGTGCTGCCAGTTATTCCCTCACATATGATTGATGTATGAACAATATGCAGAATATTTGACAAAGTTGTTTCTTTtacattaatattatttagGACTTCCGATGTTACACTAGTCCAACCATGATAAATGGCACTGATCTGCAACTCTGAATCAATGTTAATAGCTAAACTTGATTGTTCTGCAGCTGATTCGGGCTTGAGGAAAAGTTGAATATTGTCATCTAAATCTTGGTATTTCCAGTTGGAGGGTAAATAAGTTGATGCACTTTTTTCAACTCCTGCAAATTTTTATGACGAATTGTTTCAACTACTTTCCTCTTTTTTGGAGAAGATCTATTCAAAGTTGGTAACTTCGAACAACTTTTCTGGGGCATGTTCATATTGGGTATTGCACCAATTTTATGACGCGACTGTGTTCCAACTGAAAAATACAAGAATATTACAAACATAATATTAATTGTCgaataaactttttattataaaattaaaatattgaacttaCCTTTTTGAATGTCATTTTCTTCaaagtttgacaaattttgaCTCTGTCACGTAAATACAGGTGTTTGATATCAGAATCACCGCGAAGAcccatgacaattttttcaagCTTGTCTGCCCATACAAATTTTTCACCTGAACAAAATCGCTTAGATGGCACCAAGAATAGGGTGCAAGATTCTCTGACACTGTCGCATTGTGGAACACAACATCGATTAGTCATGCTGATGAATGATGTGAATAAATAGCCTATAATACGAATTATGCGACTCTAAAGAAAAGTACAAAATAGGCCCAGGTGACTTTAGAAAAAAGGAAGTGGTAGTCTACTTTCAGTGTTTTGGTAAATCTGTCAATACTATAGGCCTAGTGTTAACGTTAAAACAGTTTAAATATATCTATCATAGGCTGGGGTGTGTGTAGTATCTACGGTACGGTACCTAGGCTAGGTCAGTAGGTTACGACAATCGGGCAGAATATTGAGGTGTTTCGTAAAAACATTAAGTTACCTGCGCTGTCTTGAAGGAAAAAATACTAGCCTAGTTCAAGCCAAAAGTAAAAACAAATCTAATCTCGGATTAAAGAGACAGAGTTCACTTAAGACAGTAAGATGGACAACCAACATGTGATATTTTATCCAACGTTAATTTACTGAACTAACTTAATCACATAGGCTACGCACCATAGGCTAGACTGCTGAGTTCAGAATATACAGTGAGATATTTTGCGTACGACCTCTGATCTGTAAGAATACACAACCCAATCTCTGAATCTCCTATAAACTCAGCTAAACGAACCAAAAATATCCCACCTAATGATAACGAAGCAGAAAAAGTAAAGAAACACCGCCACTGTCACCAATTCCCGCGCAAATCAAGTGATCGCAATGGAGCGTGAAGCTGCAGAAACTCGTAAAGCGAATtactttgtttgttttattaatgtgggcgtggctttctgtGCTAGTTTCATCCCCCTGGGtcaaacattgcaaatattcaggcttgtgTAGGGCGATAGAGTAGTTGCTCGTGTTAAAggccttcgaatggcatttcactggcgatggcggtattttcgtgcttctaaagttataacatattgtcaagtgatctattattaacgttattccgccttcacattgccgttaTCGTACCTAACTTAGTTTCAAAATCTAACACACAAAAATTGAATCACTCTGAGATGACTTTTCTATGACTTGGTTCtccaaaaacttttttttacacCAGCTGGAGAAGTATACAATACTTTTCTCATTGAAAGgtaatatttaaacttatatggttGAAGAATGTCAGAGGACTGGGAGACCTGCGTgtctaccggtaccgtatcccaTGGTCCATAGACTAATAGATAGCGTCCTAGTAAGGACTGAATTGGTGGGTTTAGtatagaaacaaatgaaatgcaggggcagtttaaaaagtcttttaaatacattcttggaaacattgcacaaactaTAGCAATCTgataatgataatttttttcagatacattcaTGATGGTTCAGTCGTCAATCTTGGTTCAACGCTAGATTTCAAAGCCAAGCAAATACACTGTTTATTGAGGTATTATGATCGATTACATACCACAAGACCAATAATGTTATAGTGATAAACatggtttaaaaattgttacatattcATCAGAACTACTGGTGCTTGTTGCCATATCGTTGGACTAACCAAGACTATCCAACAGATGAAATTGAGGGGAATAAAAGATTTTTCGATTCCTCAGCATTGGTAACAACCTATATGGAGGGAACAAAATAGATCCAACAGTTTTGTCGTCTGTATTTGGTGCTAAGCCCACAAAGTTAAATCGAGCCAGAGTTCCAATCATACCGGTTCAACCAAAAACAGTCGGGTATCTGATAGGTTTTACAAaatagtttattcattcagtgtagaaatagaacataacagattaaaaaaatatatgatgaaagAACAAGCGagtaaatccaagaaaattaccacaaattatacagtttttccagatattgtgttgtataggataaaaatacacaccagatatATGCTTTTAGGCACGACAAACAAAAACCGTGAAAGCAATGGAAcgtcaaaataatagaattaaattcatttcacaattcCATTGACAGACGTAATGTATGACAATGATTTTACTgctgagttattttattaaagctgcctggtttcatctcctgataatatggaagaattgcGCTCACTGAGCACTACATAGTCAGCCCATAGTTAGATGGGCAAACAACCACCACTTGGTTCGGTTCTAAAGTTATCAggtgattatgaacaagttgtaaTTTATACGACAGTATAGATAATTAGATTTCGTGAACGTGATTTACAAAaagtaacatacagtattacagctTTCTAACTCTCGTTGCCCGGTGAAGaaacaaaaagcgaaaaaaaggAACAAAGATCTGCCTAAATCGCCAGCAACCTGTGCGGAACGCGTCCAAAGTTGTCTGAGTGACTTTTCAGCGgataatttttgtttgaatttgtgCCGATAGGCCCATGtacatctgctcgcttgtgattggttgagaATACGGATGTTTTTATGTCGAGGTCCGCTGGAACCGGTCTAGTAGATCACATATTCACGCTTCAGTGGTTCGCCTGCGATTCAAATCCGTGCTATCGGTCCAGAACATCAGACCTCCTACCGAGAAGGTCTGGAAGTGAGCTGCACTGGTCTTGCTCAGTTGCTTCGCCGTGCTACTCGAGAAATCGTGGAAGtgcaagtttaatttaaatccATTCCGCATCTTTTGTGTCGCTGTTGaacacaaaattgaaataccggtactggtGCCGGTGTGGAGTATTGACATGACAggttgttgttttgaaacagATAATTAATGTCCATAGATTTATTGATATAAACTGAGCGCAGTACGACTTCTGTTGATAAACTTCAGTTTGCAttgagaatttttttgaaattttatcataCAGCCATACCCTGGCACCGGTACCGTTACTGTACATAGGCCTATCGGCACAAATTCAAAGCTTCATCGTCGGTAACGTCGCAGTTGTAGGGcgatattaaataatgaaagtgcttCTGTTTATTTACATATGATGAGCTCACTTCACACAAAGTCTTTGATTGATAAAATGCAACTGTTTTAATTTGGTTTCCAGTAGACTACTGGTAACTGTATGCCTACCGTCATTTTTTGAATGAGTCGTGTGGTGTAAGGTGCCAGTACTCTGCAACGTTGAACAGTCGGCCAAAATGATCTAAGTCGTCTATCTATTATGCCCCCAATTaatttgtcgttttgtttttagATTATGGGCAAATTTCAACGGGAAAGCAACCCCTCATCCCATTCTGCAAATAACTTCACAGAACTTCAATCAAGAACGTGCAATTAATTTTGATACTTTAATTAACATTTTGTTGCGAATTAAGACATGGTATTCCATTGGATCACCTGAGAATTTCGCAATTTCTGGTTTGGGTAGGTCAACAGTTCTGCGATGTAAAGCATGGTTCAAATGTTGTGAAGGCACAGGTTGGGATTGTAAACGGGAGGCTTCAGGATTAGCCGAGGTATTATTATCAGCTTGTTGTGAAGGCAAGGTCGGCAAACGCCGAGGAGTATTTTTACGATCGTTATCAATTAGCTGTGATTTGGGTGGGAAACCACGGGGTTTCACGTTATTGTCGTGATTAATTCTATCTACAGTTACCCACCGAAAAATTTCGTCATCGCTCATTTCCCAAACCTTTGATTCCGTTTCAGCAGCCTgttgtgacgacccttgttttatcttttaaatGATATGTGATAAcattgctatattttgtatttttaacactGAAGACCCGGAGGGCGCTTtgacactgtcgatctgtcTTTTGGTATCCTGTTAGCCTATGCTGTGGTTTGCAGCAGTACAGTTGTGATTGTTTCAGTTATATTTGGAGTGTTTAAGAGTATTCTATATCTGTAAAAGTGCCTCTAAGTCTCAAGTAGGTTATCAAAGATGTTTTCCCTTGGTTTTATGACTATTAGATTGGGATTGTTTGATATTTTGATGCTAGACAGTTGTTTTGGCgttgtatttttagtttattcatgAAATTGGTTATCAACAGTGCTGTTCAAATCTTGTGCACCTGTGGaattgtttgtgtttttttttaattgcccGTCATGGGTTATTCTCAgcctattttgcaaattgtaagTAGCTGGTTTagtgtaccggattataggggTTATTTTGGCTGCTATATTGAAAGTTGTCTTCGATTTCAGGGTCcgtctttaatttttattgttttttcatattgtactgcctggtatttgttatttttattgaatgctTTTCGTTTCATTGATTTCAtcggagtatttggttgtattaagattgtaattattaaatagaacaaaatagtataaattgaagtgaatattggaaggaaacttgacgtcagatcatattggaagatattctgaacctgaataattattacatagactgccggtacgctacactgTGAAGCGTGTCTCGTCCGAATCTTACGCATGTCGTCTTCTAATGCTGATAGTTCTTCTTCTTGACGGGCCTTTAGGCGTGCCAGTTCCAACTTCACTCTTGCATTTCGGACGGAGAAATTCGATGACGCTGAAGAACTCACGTCTCTAACGTCACTGGAACTCCTGCGAATATCCAGAAGAGTTTGGAATTCATTAAAACTGCCAGGGGCATTCTTAATCACCGCCTGTTGTTGGTCATCCGACCTACCACCGGTTGCCAAAATAGAGAACCCGAATTAGTGTTTGGAACCCTTTTGgttgaaaacttgaaaattttggtattaACGTTGTTATCATTGAAAACTTCACAAATTATGTTaaagatttgaaatcatttgaaAACTTTAAACGTTTGAAAACTTTTATGTCACGTCTTTTGATAGCCCGGAATCTATAGAGACGagacacaatgaaaacgtatcGAACGCGCCACTCTCAGCCCCTTTGTCCACAAACAAGACACATGCATTAATCAGCTTCTTCTTTATACACTTGGCCTTGAACAACGGTTTTCAAACGTTTACCGATCCTGGTGGCTAATAcgattacaatatatatataacagataAGTAAACAGTCCACAATACAGACAAATATCTGCGGCTCTTATACGACGAATACGTGATGCGAAAATGACCGAAAGGAAAACGCTAAACAATACAAAAGATCAAATTACTAATTTACGCTACAAGCAAAGGGGAAAAAAGGTAATAATGGGTCTACAATGATTGGTTACAAGGCAGCGCACGGTGCACTGCATACAGTGGGAAAATGTAcgataaaactgtaaacaacgtacgtttacaacgtaacacAAAGAAATGCTACCAATTCCGTGTGTACATATACGATATCACTTGTTATCCAGTCGGCTTCGTGTGTTTCATCCAAATATTGCCTCGCGCTCATGTGAGACTTTCTTGCGTTGGTGATGAACACAATGTTAATATGTCAAGATATTGCAAGTGTGGCTGCAGGCATTCGATTCCTTCCTTAGTCTGTTGATGGAATGCTAGCAGTCGAATCTAATAACAATTCAATGCAGCTTGACtcgtgtttcaatattttattagcATGAAAATCCAGCTTCCACAGGACAAAGTCCAGAAATAATGCAGTAATGTTATCAAACATGAAATATTGTGTTCTTAAATGCTAATTGATAATGACAATGTTGAAACTGCGGTAACTGACATTAAATTTGGTGCTTCTCTGGCAGATTATTATAACAAACTGTGTAAACAAGAACATAACAATTAATTACCTTTTCGTCAAAACAATATGCAACTGAACTCAATACCAGTACATATCCTAAGCTCATATTTATACATGCAGAgtcaaacaacaa contains:
- the LOC120329287 gene encoding uncharacterized protein LOC120329287, with protein sequence FAGVEKSASTYLPSNWKYQDLDDNIQLFLKPESAAEQSSLAINIDSELQISAIYHGWTSVTSEVLNNINVKETTLSNILHIVHTSIICEGITGSTNSSSATCQHFEVSFSRSSSKKIEQGPPQLRLLASRSLNCEVFISSGKRCKQCFEEEKRIVKSSESQKKYFDVKGCLPLKRLQQNSLESRKIATVKAKDDELNKLEDRIKQLLAKQKCHVLVDTDIAEDMNSLIKKGIREENVSPFYRLFWSEQAKLNATRKHGERYHPDLIRFCLNLALKSSSTYDELRNSSLLVLPSRRTLIDYRNVYSTNPGFSESVRKELKQKASELPDHERLIVLSMDEMKGMWRTKIDITTQVLSASFLDVVIAIDVDHKVIFLRFQIQQSN